In Parasegetibacter sp. NRK P23, a single genomic region encodes these proteins:
- a CDS encoding YfiT family bacillithiol transferase, producing the protein MDGTSLQYPIGKYQPVGYSEQQKKIWLNDIRYLPELLEHAINGLDAFQFETPYREGGWQVRQVVHHLADSHMNAFIRCRLALTEKQPIVKPYDEKAWAELPDVFAVPVNMSVTLLHALHARWYTLMSSIDGEQWERTIYHPVYGNIQTLWFMLGSYAWHGKHHVAHITSLRERMNW; encoded by the coding sequence ATGGACGGAACTTCTTTGCAATACCCTATCGGCAAATACCAGCCGGTAGGGTATTCCGAACAGCAGAAAAAAATATGGCTGAACGATATCCGGTACCTTCCGGAACTGTTGGAACACGCCATCAATGGTCTGGATGCCTTTCAGTTTGAAACACCCTACCGGGAAGGCGGCTGGCAGGTAAGGCAGGTGGTGCATCATCTGGCGGACAGTCATATGAATGCTTTTATCCGTTGCCGCCTCGCGCTCACGGAAAAGCAGCCCATCGTAAAACCTTACGACGAAAAAGCCTGGGCCGAACTGCCCGACGTATTCGCGGTGCCGGTGAACATGTCGGTAACCCTGCTGCATGCCCTGCACGCCAGGTGGTACACGCTGATGAGTAGTATTGACGGTGAACAATGGGAGCGCACTATATACCATCCGGTGTACGGAAACATACAAACTTTATGGTTTATGCTGGGTTCCTACGCCTGGCATGGAAAGCACCATGTGGCGCATATTACATCGCTCCGGGAAAGGATGAACTGGTAG
- a CDS encoding FKBP-type peptidyl-prolyl cis-trans isomerase translates to MSTKRIAQQVIGSLIISSVCSVSLAQTKTTTKPPVTKPKTTTTKTTVNPKPPVVAPAPAMKNAIDSLSYAIGVNVASYFKTQGVDTMNYKLLNKAFADVLGGKTPLLDEMQANMTLQEKLQAFANKKINAVKEESAKFLAENKKRAGVTELPSGLQYEVLKTGTGTVHPHDTSRVKVHYTGKLINGKKFDSSVDRGQPLEIGVGQVIKGWTEALKLMKEGDKWIIYMPSSLGYGDRGAGGDIPGGAALIFEVEMLEILK, encoded by the coding sequence ATGAGCACAAAAAGAATCGCGCAGCAGGTGATAGGTTCCCTGATAATCAGTTCGGTATGTTCTGTTTCCCTCGCTCAGACAAAAACCACCACAAAGCCCCCGGTAACCAAGCCCAAAACCACTACCACCAAAACAACGGTAAATCCCAAGCCACCTGTAGTGGCGCCGGCCCCCGCCATGAAGAATGCCATCGACTCGCTTTCTTATGCGATAGGGGTGAACGTGGCCAGCTACTTTAAAACACAGGGTGTGGACACCATGAATTACAAATTGCTGAACAAAGCCTTTGCTGATGTGCTGGGCGGAAAAACTCCTTTATTGGATGAAATGCAGGCAAATATGACTTTACAGGAAAAACTTCAGGCATTCGCCAACAAAAAAATCAACGCAGTGAAAGAAGAAAGCGCAAAATTCCTCGCGGAAAACAAAAAAAGAGCCGGGGTAACCGAATTGCCCAGCGGCCTTCAGTATGAAGTTCTAAAAACCGGTACCGGCACCGTGCATCCACACGATACCAGCCGCGTGAAAGTGCATTACACCGGAAAACTGATCAACGGTAAAAAGTTTGACAGCTCCGTTGACCGCGGCCAGCCGCTGGAAATAGGGGTTGGACAGGTGATCAAAGGCTGGACAGAAGCCCTGAAACTGATGAAAGAAGGGGATAAGTGGATCATTTACATGCCCTCTTCCCTGGGTTATGGCGATCGTGGTGCCGGAGGAGATATTCCCGGTGGCGCGGCGCTGATCTTTGAAGTGGAAATGCTCGAGATCCTAAAATAA
- a CDS encoding serine O-acetyltransferase, protein MPGDSFRERIFRRHVAAAATAFPATSDVCTFSSALLNWLFPEQTGHCLPTEIALAEKYEALREQLEQLLSPMEAQLEQPATTTADLFFQSIPALDDMLNKDATAILEGDPAATSRYEVIRAYPGFYALAFYRMAHILYTLGVPLLPRLMTEFAHNRTGIDIHPGAKIGAYCCIDHGTGIVIGETTVIGEHVKIYQGVTLGALSVEKTMALQKRHPTIEDHVVIYAGATILGGETVVGHHSIIGGNVWLIRSVAPNARIYYKADEHISISEQIL, encoded by the coding sequence ATGCCAGGCGATTCATTCAGAGAAAGGATATTCAGGCGCCACGTGGCCGCCGCAGCTACCGCATTCCCCGCTACAAGTGATGTTTGCACCTTTTCGAGTGCTTTGCTGAACTGGCTTTTCCCGGAGCAGACCGGGCATTGTTTACCTACTGAAATAGCGCTGGCAGAAAAATATGAAGCGTTGCGCGAACAGTTGGAGCAACTGTTGAGTCCTATGGAAGCGCAACTGGAACAACCGGCCACAACAACAGCCGATCTCTTTTTCCAGTCCATCCCCGCATTGGACGATATGCTGAATAAAGATGCCACCGCCATACTCGAAGGAGACCCCGCCGCCACCAGCAGGTACGAGGTAATCCGCGCCTATCCTGGCTTTTACGCCCTCGCTTTCTATCGGATGGCGCATATCCTTTACACACTGGGCGTACCGCTTCTCCCCCGCCTTATGACGGAATTCGCGCACAACCGCACCGGTATCGATATCCATCCCGGCGCAAAGATCGGCGCCTATTGCTGCATCGACCACGGTACTGGTATCGTGATTGGCGAAACCACCGTTATCGGGGAACACGTTAAAATATACCAGGGCGTTACCCTTGGTGCATTGAGCGTTGAAAAAACGATGGCACTCCAGAAAAGGCATCCCACCATTGAGGACCATGTCGTAATCTATGCCGGGGCCACCATTCTCGGCGGAGAAACCGTTGTGGGCCACCACAGCATCATTGGCGGGAATGTATGGCTCATCCGATCTGTTGCACCAAACGCACGTATTTACTATAAGGCCGACGAACACATCTCGATTTCAGAACAAATTTTATAA
- the cysM gene encoding cysteine synthase CysM, whose translation MSMTASSVLELVGNTPMVKLRNVFNKPGVTIYAKLEGHNPGGSVKDRAAYGMISAALERGDIKPGIKLIEATSGNTGIALAMIANLYGIAIELVMPEDATRERVLTMEAFGAKVILTPKEKSMEGAIDYAHAQVKKGGYFMLNQFANEDNANMHFNTTGPEIWRDTQGEVTHFVSAMGTTGTIMGVSRFLKSQNPAVQIVGCQPTDGSKIPGIRKWPEAYLPKIFDRSRVDRVVDIAEKDARIMANRLAKEEAIFSGMSSGGAVHAALQIAEEIESGVIVCIICDRGDRYLSSDLFG comes from the coding sequence ATAAGCATGACCGCATCTTCTGTATTGGAACTCGTGGGGAACACCCCCATGGTTAAACTTAGAAACGTTTTTAACAAGCCCGGCGTCACCATTTACGCGAAACTGGAAGGCCATAACCCCGGCGGTTCCGTGAAAGACCGGGCTGCGTATGGCATGATCAGCGCCGCTTTGGAAAGGGGAGATATTAAACCAGGTATTAAATTAATTGAAGCCACCAGCGGCAACACCGGTATAGCACTCGCCATGATCGCGAACCTGTATGGCATCGCCATCGAACTCGTGATGCCGGAAGACGCTACCCGCGAACGCGTACTCACCATGGAAGCTTTCGGCGCCAAAGTTATTCTTACGCCCAAAGAAAAATCTATGGAAGGCGCTATCGACTACGCACATGCGCAGGTTAAAAAAGGGGGTTATTTTATGCTGAACCAGTTCGCGAACGAAGACAACGCGAACATGCACTTCAATACCACCGGCCCTGAAATATGGCGCGACACCCAGGGCGAAGTGACGCATTTCGTTTCGGCCATGGGTACCACCGGCACCATTATGGGCGTTTCCCGCTTCCTCAAATCACAGAACCCCGCCGTTCAGATCGTAGGATGCCAGCCCACAGACGGTTCCAAAATCCCCGGCATCCGCAAATGGCCGGAAGCGTATCTTCCTAAAATATTCGACCGCTCCAGGGTTGACCGTGTAGTGGATATCGCCGAGAAAGATGCCCGCATCATGGCCAACCGCCTCGCTAAGGAAGAAGCCATCTTCTCCGGGATGAGCAGTGGCGGGGCCGTTCACGCCGCCCTGCAGATAGCGGAAGAAATCGAATCCGGGGTAATCGTGTGCATCATCTGCGACCGCGGCGACCGCTATCTTTCCTCCGACCTTTTCGGTTAA
- a CDS encoding DUF6498-containing protein gives MKFPWFLPNARNQTLWFSAVVMVAGLLLGWWRPNTILFAYLVETLVIGLVHALKMLTVSILGRKQKVLRLEKPHDHNNHVFMVPFFLVHYNFFIFVQSVFIFLLLGVDDKGVKDSFSVVENFAYMLGQPGAGWAVASIAFFNVMQSVTDFFLPRKYHETVLSDMFMQPYVRIFVQQIVAITGGFFIIFLHAGLMAAILLVVIRLVVDLFATAFRYSPEARKILARKLAKGETGPEKVEKQLELLFMN, from the coding sequence ATGAAATTTCCCTGGTTTCTTCCCAATGCCCGGAACCAAACCCTCTGGTTTTCAGCCGTAGTGATGGTTGCGGGGCTGCTGCTCGGCTGGTGGCGGCCCAATACTATCCTGTTCGCTTACCTGGTGGAAACACTGGTAATCGGATTGGTTCATGCCCTGAAAATGCTCACCGTTTCTATACTGGGCCGGAAGCAAAAAGTACTTCGTCTGGAAAAGCCCCACGACCACAACAACCATGTTTTCATGGTGCCGTTCTTCCTGGTGCATTACAATTTTTTCATTTTTGTTCAGTCGGTATTCATCTTCCTCTTGCTGGGCGTGGATGACAAGGGTGTGAAGGACAGTTTCAGTGTGGTGGAGAATTTCGCCTACATGCTTGGTCAGCCCGGAGCGGGCTGGGCGGTTGCTTCCATTGCTTTTTTCAATGTAATGCAGTCGGTAACCGATTTTTTTCTTCCCCGGAAATACCATGAAACTGTATTGTCCGACATGTTCATGCAGCCTTACGTCAGGATATTCGTGCAACAGATCGTGGCCATTACCGGCGGCTTTTTTATCATTTTCCTGCATGCGGGACTTATGGCGGCGATACTGCTGGTGGTGATACGCCTGGTGGTTGACCTGTTCGCTACGGCTTTCAGGTACAGTCCGGAGGCCAGAAAAATATTGGCCCGGAAACTCGCCAAGGGAGAAACCGGGCCTGAAAAAGTGGAGAAACAGCTGGAGCTGTTGTTTATGAATTAA
- a CDS encoding SprT-like domain-containing protein, translating into MAKQEAPLEALRSYLPHGSFEQVQHYLLHYKVHLTITRARKSVLGDYRNAVNEKNHRISVNGNLNRYAFLVTLLHELAHLLTFDRYGHRVAPHGKEWKTLFSHILAEFIRLNVFPADITKALLDSLGNPAASSCADEQLLRVLRRYDPVKDGHVLVDELPIGALFTIEKGRIFKRGEKIRKRIRCEEMATGKIYLFSPVYEVMKA; encoded by the coding sequence ATGGCTAAACAGGAAGCCCCGCTGGAAGCGCTCCGTTCCTACCTGCCGCATGGTTCCTTTGAACAGGTGCAGCATTACCTTTTACATTATAAGGTGCACCTTACTATTACGCGGGCCCGGAAATCGGTTTTGGGCGATTACAGGAACGCGGTCAATGAAAAGAACCACCGCATTTCGGTAAACGGCAATCTTAACCGTTATGCTTTCCTGGTAACCTTATTACATGAGTTGGCGCATCTGCTCACTTTCGACCGGTACGGGCACCGCGTGGCCCCGCATGGCAAGGAATGGAAAACCCTGTTCAGTCATATCCTCGCGGAGTTCATCCGGCTGAATGTGTTTCCGGCAGACATCACGAAGGCGCTGCTGGACTCGTTGGGAAATCCTGCCGCCAGCAGTTGCGCCGATGAACAACTGCTTCGTGTATTGCGTCGTTATGATCCCGTAAAGGATGGACACGTGCTGGTAGACGAACTGCCAATAGGCGCACTATTCACCATTGAAAAGGGACGAATTTTTAAAAGGGGAGAAAAGATCCGGAAAAGAATCCGTTGTGAAGAAATGGCGACCGGGAAAATCTATCTTTTCAGCCCGGTGTACGAAGTGATGAAAGCATAA
- a CDS encoding polymer-forming cytoskeletal protein, whose translation MFNSKSKSDSTPLSTNGGTSLIGAGTIFTGNVVAPGDMRIDGTIKGNISSKAKIVIGPDGLVEGDIEGDQADIMGRVSGSVRVNDLLYLRGGSVVDGNISAKQLQVEPEAKFNGQCQMIVPAPAMAAAQSKEKNDKRIPALAIGQG comes from the coding sequence ATGTTCAACTCAAAATCCAAATCCGATTCCACGCCGCTTTCCACCAACGGCGGAACCAGCCTTATTGGCGCAGGCACCATTTTCACGGGCAATGTTGTAGCCCCCGGCGATATGCGCATCGACGGTACCATCAAAGGGAATATTTCCAGCAAAGCAAAGATCGTAATCGGCCCGGACGGGCTGGTAGAAGGCGATATCGAAGGCGACCAGGCTGATATTATGGGGCGTGTTTCCGGCTCCGTAAGGGTGAACGACCTGCTGTACCTTCGTGGAGGCTCCGTTGTGGACGGCAACATCAGCGCGAAACAGCTCCAGGTGGAACCCGAGGCCAAATTCAACGGGCAATGCCAGATGATTGTTCCTGCACCCGCAATGGCCGCCGCCCAGTCAAAAGAAAAAAACGACAAAAGGATACCTGCCCTCGCCATAGGGCAGGGATAA
- a CDS encoding tetratricopeptide repeat protein: MRAVIRNLILFSTFFSPTVLCFGQEGYELRLEKPKKYENRALGYEKTYTKKFTGSRRFVQNTITHYNYFYNATLKIDNVLKQAKTMHVDDFTKLLPFYNYSLTNTAASKAELDSVIYKATAGIVLHDLRNDWIDNMYLLIGRAYFLRNDLDSAALTFQFLNTAFAPREKDGYAKIIASNSSEGGNAFLVSTKENRNLPKKMFSEAPSRNEGLIWIIRTAIEQGNMAKASALIQSLRLDPQFPERLKPELAQMQAYYFYTNNIYDSAAFYLEQALPSAEGTTETSRWQFLIAQLHEKAAHRNEAIDWYNKSIKSTLNPIQDIYARLNAIRLNKEGGDNYINENILTLYKMARRDNYTTYRDIIYFTAGIMDKERNNHTGIIQSMQRSIRFNSANVSLRNQAWVELGNAYFNTGEFLLAKNAYDSINLDEPAIESADLILARKSALGTLAANVAVVKRQDSLQYLARLPENERDDILKKIAKASAKAQRGKYTGSAALNEEAPADLFAGTGKGEWYFYNAGLRSKGRSEFNVKWGDRPDADNWRRMSAIDRNTQIQEVTASNEQVQDSTAEITYESLLAKVPLTEQQMQVSNDSIRNALYEIGFAYQDKLEDYAKAAEQYEALLARFPNTTNKENIYFNLYYCYWKLGLNDKAARFKTQLQKEFPGSNAAVKTVDPSQVKNSAANHEKAATATYEKIYNKFIEGAFQEALDMKRSADSMYGQVYWTPQLLYIEAVYHIKQRDDANAIQQLNRITSSFTTSPLAPKAEHLKSILARRKEIEDYLTKLEVTRDEDETAPVDSSIFAKKTVLEEEIKTVQSAGINTSIQPGIKTDIAQKNILNKNSSLKAPVTPDSIIQKYKDVDAAKNVRVDSAQQLVKTQLPVKKDSISSNLPAIKPVALFSKNGYIYNPAQPHYVMLVLDKVDPVYISEARNAFIRYNREYYAGQPINAGNIQLNDTIRLLSFSGFADAASAIQYANGARAKAGTEIVPWLPAAKYSFLVISEANLPTLQEKRETGGYLEFWQEAVKIK; the protein is encoded by the coding sequence ATGCGGGCGGTCATCAGAAATCTTATATTATTTTCCACTTTTTTTTCCCCGACAGTGCTTTGTTTCGGGCAGGAAGGTTATGAACTCAGGTTAGAGAAACCTAAAAAGTACGAGAACAGGGCGTTGGGTTATGAAAAAACCTACACGAAAAAGTTCACCGGCAGCCGGAGGTTCGTTCAAAACACCATCACCCATTACAATTATTTCTACAACGCAACCCTGAAGATTGATAATGTATTGAAGCAGGCGAAAACCATGCACGTGGATGATTTCACCAAACTGCTCCCCTTTTACAATTATTCTCTTACAAATACCGCAGCCAGCAAGGCTGAACTGGATTCCGTTATTTACAAGGCGACGGCGGGCATCGTGTTGCACGACCTCCGCAACGACTGGATCGACAACATGTACCTGCTGATCGGCAGGGCTTATTTCCTCCGCAACGACCTTGATTCCGCGGCATTGACTTTCCAGTTCCTGAATACGGCGTTCGCCCCGAGGGAAAAAGACGGCTACGCGAAAATAATCGCCAGCAATTCCAGTGAAGGTGGAAACGCGTTTCTGGTTTCCACCAAAGAAAACCGGAACCTCCCTAAAAAAATGTTCTCTGAAGCCCCCTCCAGGAACGAGGGCCTGATATGGATCATCCGCACCGCTATTGAACAGGGTAATATGGCAAAAGCTTCGGCCCTCATACAATCGCTCCGGCTCGACCCCCAGTTTCCTGAGCGGCTGAAACCCGAACTCGCGCAGATGCAGGCCTATTATTTCTACACCAATAATATATACGACAGCGCGGCTTTTTACCTGGAACAAGCACTGCCCTCCGCAGAAGGCACTACGGAAACCTCAAGATGGCAATTCCTGATCGCACAGCTCCACGAAAAAGCGGCCCACCGGAATGAGGCCATCGATTGGTACAATAAATCAATCAAAAGCACGCTCAACCCCATCCAGGATATTTACGCCCGCCTGAACGCCATCCGCCTGAACAAAGAAGGAGGAGATAATTATATCAATGAGAATATCCTGACGTTGTATAAAATGGCGCGCCGCGATAACTATACGACCTACCGCGACATCATATATTTTACCGCGGGCATTATGGACAAGGAACGGAACAACCATACGGGCATCATTCAATCCATGCAACGCAGCATCCGCTTCAACAGCGCGAATGTTTCTTTGCGCAACCAGGCTTGGGTGGAACTGGGCAACGCCTATTTTAATACGGGCGAATTCCTGCTGGCCAAAAACGCTTACGACAGCATCAACCTCGATGAACCCGCTATTGAATCTGCGGACCTTATCCTGGCGAGAAAATCGGCGCTGGGCACACTCGCCGCAAATGTTGCCGTGGTAAAAAGGCAGGATAGCCTGCAATACCTGGCCCGGCTTCCGGAAAATGAAAGGGACGATATCCTGAAAAAAATAGCCAAGGCTTCCGCTAAGGCCCAACGCGGCAAATATACCGGCTCCGCCGCACTGAATGAAGAAGCGCCCGCCGACCTGTTTGCCGGAACCGGTAAGGGAGAATGGTATTTCTACAATGCCGGGCTCCGCTCGAAAGGAAGAAGTGAATTCAATGTAAAATGGGGCGATCGCCCGGATGCCGACAACTGGAGAAGAATGTCGGCCATTGACCGCAATACACAAATCCAGGAGGTGACTGCATCCAATGAGCAGGTGCAGGACTCTACGGCAGAAATTACGTATGAATCACTCTTAGCCAAGGTGCCACTTACCGAGCAGCAAATGCAGGTATCCAACGATTCCATCCGCAACGCGCTCTACGAAATTGGTTTCGCCTACCAGGACAAACTCGAAGATTACGCCAAAGCGGCGGAACAATATGAAGCATTGCTCGCAAGGTTCCCCAATACGACCAACAAAGAAAATATATACTTCAACCTGTATTACTGCTATTGGAAACTGGGATTAAACGATAAAGCCGCCCGGTTTAAAACACAACTTCAAAAAGAGTTCCCCGGCAGCAATGCCGCGGTAAAAACCGTAGATCCCTCACAGGTAAAAAACAGTGCCGCGAACCATGAAAAAGCGGCCACCGCTACTTACGAAAAAATCTACAACAAATTCATTGAAGGCGCCTTCCAGGAAGCACTGGATATGAAACGCAGCGCCGATAGTATGTACGGGCAGGTGTACTGGACCCCGCAGCTGTTGTATATCGAAGCCGTTTACCATATTAAACAGCGCGATGATGCCAATGCGATCCAGCAGTTGAACCGCATCACTTCCTCGTTTACCACGTCTCCCCTTGCGCCGAAAGCCGAGCACCTTAAATCCATCCTGGCCAGGAGGAAAGAAATTGAAGATTACCTCACCAAACTGGAAGTAACCAGGGATGAAGATGAAACCGCGCCTGTTGACAGTTCTATTTTCGCGAAAAAGACAGTGCTGGAAGAAGAGATAAAAACCGTGCAATCGGCAGGTATAAACACCAGTATTCAACCAGGTATTAAAACGGATATCGCTCAAAAGAATATACTCAACAAAAATTCATCCCTCAAGGCACCCGTTACGCCCGATAGTATCATTCAAAAGTACAAGGATGTGGATGCCGCGAAGAATGTACGGGTGGATTCCGCGCAGCAACTGGTAAAAACACAACTGCCCGTAAAAAAAGACAGTATCTCCTCCAATCTTCCGGCCATAAAACCAGTGGCACTCTTCTCTAAGAACGGGTACATTTATAACCCGGCGCAGCCGCACTACGTAATGCTTGTGCTGGACAAAGTGGATCCCGTGTACATTTCCGAAGCCAGGAACGCCTTTATCCGTTACAACAGGGAATATTATGCCGGTCAACCCATTAACGCGGGAAACATCCAGTTGAATGATACCATCCGCCTGTTGAGTTTCTCCGGCTTCGCCGATGCCGCTTCCGCTATTCAGTACGCCAATGGGGCCCGTGCGAAAGCCGGTACGGAGATCGTGCCCTGGTTACCCGCGGCCAAATACAGCTTCCTCGTGATCAGCGAAGCGAACCTCCCCACCCTGCAGGAAAAACGTGAAACGGGCGGTTATCTTGAATTCTGGCAGGAGGCTGTTAAAATCAAGTGA
- a CDS encoding transglycosylase domain-containing protein → MKKSVRILWKVFFAGLGAFILLIIGANFGLLGSMPSISELENPSASLATEIYASDGTMMGKYYLQDRTSVKYKDISPFAINALIATEDERFHEHSGIDAKSLGRAVFGVLTFNSKGGASTITQQLALNLFGESRARNPLMRAVQKLKEWIIAVKLERNFTKEEIITLYLNTVAFGDNVYGIRNASKTFFQKEPDRLQLEEAAVLIGMLKGNTIYNPRRYPKNAMDRRNTVIDQMVRNNVVPEEEAQKYKLKPIKLNYKKMDENAGIAPYFRDVLRDDLKKWCKEHKKENGEEYNIYRDGLKVYTTINPRMQLAAEMAVNKHMSTLQKVLNSQANIKNGSIWKGRENILEAAMKNSDRWRSMKAEDISEEDIRKSFKEKVPMRVFAWNSKRYTDTVMTPIDSIKYHKQMLQTGFMVMDPMTGEVKAWVGGVDFKTFKYDHVNINTKRQVGSTIKPLLYVQAIKELGFTPETACENTPQCFPAYNNWCSKNSSGNSSASTSMATGLAWSLNNVTAYLLKQVGIKRFAQFLKECKIESELPEVPTLCLGVPDISLYEMMRAYTMFPNNGYNTKPVYISRIEDKNGNVLESFVTERIQMITEGEAYTITNMMRGTVDFGTGRALRGAYGITGEAAGKTGTTNDNTDGWFMGFTPQLLAGAWVGCDDPFIRISSNYYGQGALMGLPIWAYFFNEVYKDKTLGIDASAKFAVPESLRNEVMYDYLHVAPEVPPGAEGQDPTYDANDYMFTPTPGNNIPVESQPLSDDEKKVLDEARKGEKKDTPKTQDKKEATKPDEKKKGGILKKIFGKKDN, encoded by the coding sequence ATGAAAAAATCCGTTCGCATCCTCTGGAAGGTCTTCTTTGCAGGTCTGGGTGCTTTTATTCTCCTGATCATAGGCGCCAACTTCGGTTTGTTGGGTTCTATGCCCTCTATTTCGGAACTGGAAAACCCTTCGGCTTCCCTGGCCACGGAGATTTACGCTTCCGATGGTACCATGATGGGGAAATATTATCTACAAGACAGAACTTCCGTTAAATATAAAGACATCAGTCCTTTCGCCATCAACGCGCTCATCGCCACCGAAGATGAACGTTTCCACGAGCATTCCGGCATCGACGCCAAATCATTGGGAAGGGCCGTATTCGGGGTACTTACCTTCAACAGTAAAGGCGGTGCCAGTACCATCACACAACAACTGGCGCTGAACCTGTTTGGAGAATCAAGAGCGCGTAACCCACTCATGCGCGCCGTTCAGAAATTGAAAGAATGGATCATAGCCGTGAAGCTGGAAAGGAATTTTACCAAAGAAGAGATCATCACGCTTTACCTGAACACGGTGGCTTTCGGCGACAACGTGTATGGAATCAGAAACGCATCGAAAACTTTCTTTCAGAAGGAACCCGATCGTTTGCAACTCGAAGAAGCGGCTGTACTCATTGGTATGCTGAAAGGGAACACCATTTATAACCCGCGGAGGTATCCTAAAAATGCCATGGACCGCAGGAATACCGTGATTGACCAGATGGTGCGCAATAATGTGGTTCCTGAAGAAGAAGCGCAGAAGTACAAGCTGAAGCCGATTAAACTGAACTATAAGAAAATGGATGAAAACGCCGGCATAGCGCCTTATTTCAGGGATGTGCTGCGCGATGACCTGAAGAAATGGTGCAAAGAACACAAAAAAGAGAACGGTGAAGAATATAATATTTACCGCGATGGCTTAAAAGTGTACACCACCATCAACCCGCGGATGCAACTGGCGGCGGAAATGGCGGTGAACAAGCACATGTCCACCCTCCAGAAAGTACTCAACAGCCAGGCCAATATCAAGAACGGATCCATCTGGAAGGGGCGCGAGAACATTCTTGAAGCCGCGATGAAGAACAGCGACCGCTGGCGCTCCATGAAAGCGGAAGACATTTCAGAAGAAGATATCCGTAAAAGTTTTAAGGAAAAAGTACCCATGCGGGTATTCGCCTGGAACAGCAAGCGGTATACCGATACTGTAATGACACCGATCGACTCCATCAAATACCACAAGCAAATGCTGCAAACCGGCTTCATGGTGATGGACCCTATGACCGGCGAAGTGAAAGCCTGGGTGGGCGGCGTGGATTTTAAAACATTCAAGTACGACCACGTTAACATCAATACCAAAAGGCAGGTGGGTTCAACCATCAAACCCCTGCTCTACGTGCAGGCCATCAAGGAACTGGGCTTCACGCCTGAAACCGCTTGTGAGAACACCCCACAATGTTTTCCCGCCTACAACAACTGGTGCTCCAAAAACTCCAGCGGCAACAGCAGCGCTTCCACCAGTATGGCCACAGGTTTGGCATGGTCGCTCAATAATGTGACGGCATATCTTTTAAAACAGGTGGGCATCAAGCGGTTCGCGCAGTTTCTGAAGGAATGTAAAATTGAAAGTGAACTTCCTGAAGTACCCACGCTCTGCCTCGGTGTTCCCGATATCTCATTATATGAGATGATGCGCGCCTACACCATGTTCCCGAACAACGGATACAATACCAAACCGGTTTATATCAGCAGAATCGAAGACAAGAACGGTAACGTGCTGGAATCCTTCGTTACGGAACGCATCCAGATGATCACCGAAGGTGAAGCATATACCATCACCAATATGATGCGCGGTACCGTGGATTTCGGAACAGGTCGTGCGTTGCGTGGCGCATACGGCATTACCGGCGAGGCCGCGGGAAAAACAGGTACCACCAACGACAATACTGATGGGTGGTTCATGGGCTTTACCCCCCAACTGCTTGCGGGTGCATGGGTGGGTTGCGATGATCCGTTCATCAGGATATCCAGTAATTATTACGGACAGGGCGCATTGATGGGCCTTCCCATCTGGGCTTATTTCTTCAACGAAGTATACAAAGACAAAACTTTAGGCATAGATGCTTCCGCCAAGTTCGCTGTGCCTGAAAGCCTGCGCAACGAAGTGATGTACGATTACCTCCACGTAGCGCCGGAAGTACCGCCGGGAGCTGAAGGACAGGACCCCACTTACGATGCCAACGACTACATGTTCACGCCTACGCCTGGAAATAATATCCCGGTAGAATCGCAGCCGCTTTCAGATGATGAAAAAAAGGTGCTGGATGAGGCCCGGAAAGGAGAAAAAAAGGATACGCCCAAAACCCAGGATAAAAAAGAAGCGACCAAGCCCGACGAAAAAAAAAAGGGCGGGATATTGAAAAAGATATTCGGGAAAAAGGATAATTAG